A window of Ornithorhynchus anatinus isolate Pmale09 chromosome 21, mOrnAna1.pri.v4, whole genome shotgun sequence genomic DNA:
ctaatcctcactctagcttgcctgctgtgtgaccttaggcaagtctcttcactcttctgagcctcggttacctcatctgtaaaatggggattgagactgtgagccccacacgggacaggcactgtttccaacccgattgcctgacacagagtaagcacttaaaaaataccataattattattattgttattaagcgttGTTCcctctcccacgtagggctcacgcttttatcctcattttacagatgaggtaactaaggcccagggaagtgaagtgacttgcccaaaatcacacagcagacatatggtggagccgggattagatccaacgtccttctcattcccaggccacactaggccacactgctccctgatTTTGTGCCGGTCAAACGTGGGAGAAGCCATCCAGGCGGCTGTCAAGAGCCCGAGGTTAGAGAAACGGAGGCGTCCCTCCACCCCACAACAGCTCAGACCCATGAACCACCTGAGCAGGACCACCTACTGCCAAAGGTTGTGGCCTCAGGGCCCAGGGGGCTTCTTTCTCATCCCCTCTGACATCAGCTACAGACCGGTCTTGAGCTGATTTTTGGTGCCATCTGGGGCAGCTAGAACCTAGGGATTGAGGTCCTTGAcaagataaaaataatagtaacaatgataacggtatttgttaaacacttgctgtgttccaggctctatactaagcactggtgtggatacacaaatcggattggatacagtctctgtctcagagggggctcaccgtcttactccccattttacagatgaggtaactgaggcccagagaataacaataattatggcactagatgagcatttactgtgtgccaagcactgttctaagaactggggtggaaataagatcatcaggtcgtcccatgtggggctcacggtcttaatccccatcttacagatgagaaaactgagacacagaggaatcaagtggcttgcccaaggtcacacagctgatagatggcggagcctggattagaacccacatcttctggcgtccaagcccatgctctttccactaagccacgttgttaaAAGGTGGGGTGCGGGTGGGGGCTTTTGGCCCCCATCACTAGTGTCTgatccttatctaccccagcctcatTCACTCGTTCTAGAATGTGTGATGCTTCCCGGATATGTTGGAATTCCTCTCTTTCCCACATTGCAAAGTCATGTACTCTGCAAGcgggcccccccggccctgcAAGGTGGGCCATCTACGGGAGgctatcttcaaagcccacccAGAAAGGCAAATATTTACATTCTCATGGAACCTTATCCAAGAAGGAAACCTCTTTTTTTCAGGCCTTGCATTTAAAAATCCTTCCTGATTCCACTGGGTATGCAAAGTGCTTTGTCGACAGTGTTAAACACCCAGAGCTGCATCCCCTACTGACTAATCACCACATGCATATCTAGTCTTGGGGACAGGAGAGCAGAGAGCTTCAGTGGAAAGCGATGTCTTAGTGCACGAGTGTCCTCCCCTGAGCAGAGCAAGacctgggcctcagccacctgcTTCTCTCGGGGCCGCTTTTCACCTCGCTGGGTGTAAAACAAGGATGAAAATGACCCTTGCAGAAGGAGTTTCCccctatcccactcccttctgccttgttccctttattcatccgccgtcccggccccacgtacgtatctgtaagttATTCTTTTATACTAATgtgtgttttcccctctagactgtaagctccatgtggtcaaccaatgtctgtttattattctattgtcctcacccaagtacttagtaaagtgatcagcacgcagtaaacgctcagtaaatacgactgagtcgAGGTTTGATCGAATGGATCTGCCAGTGAgcaaccctagcatttagtaactCCACTCTCACTGTCCCTAAGAGGCAGAGGTTGAAGGGCCGTTCGATAgacgggcaggaaacatgccaaaACGAGGATGTTGCGCTGATTTGCCACCCAGGCGACTTCGGCTGATCGGAACAGATTGCACACGGGGACACAGGGAGCGCTTGACCCCAGCAGTTATATTTTTGAACCCCCGATTTGGAAGCCCAAACAAGGTCGTCGCTCTCCGCCACACGAGAGGCGTGTCACCCGCCTCGGCAAGCTGTTTCGGGAGGCGGCTCAGCATCCGGTAGAAAAGGCGGCATCCAGAAGCGGGGTCCAGGGCTCAATCGGGGCAAATCTCCTGGTGCTCGGAACATCCGGGACGTTCGGGGAATTGTCACGGAGGCAAGAAAGACAGGATAGTACCAGTCCTGGGAAGCAGACAGCCCGGGGGTACGGGGCAGAGAGAACAGAGAACAACAGCTGCTAAAGGGGAAGCTAGTCTAGGTGGAAGGGGGGATGAGTGGGGAAATCACCAAAGAGGGAAAAGCATCCAGCTCAAGAGGATACTTCCAAGTCCACCTTTAACTCCTGCTGGTCAGGGGCTTTGTGGAGGAGGGCCTTTCTAAACAGTGACTTCTGGAGATAAAGTCCTATTAGCAAGGCACCACTCTGTGACTCTATTTTTGCATAATAAATgggcagaaagggggaaagaCATTAGAAGCATTGTTCTTCATACAGTCATTAGCAAAGGAAAAGGCCCTTTGTGTCCATATGAGGTCGTTTCCAGTTCATCCCCGGAGCTTTTGTTGAGCAGCTGCTGGACTGGGGCCCTTACACGGTGGTCATAACCTTCAGAGCGGCAGGCTGGAACCTCCGGATCTTTTTCTTCAGGGCCTTGGAGGCTTTGATGCGGCAGACCCGGGGGCCCGGAGGTGCAGGCATCCTGGATCTGGGCCACGCCGGCTCGCCCCCGGTCCCCCGGGCGTGGAGGGCCGGACTGCTCCTGCTGAGGCGGGCCGCGTCTCCGTCGCTGGACTCGCTGTCCCCGAAGCGATTGGCCGTGCAGTCGCTGGCATCctcctcctcgctggtctccgcGAGCGTGGAGTGGAAGAGGGAGGCGCATTCGGCCGAGTATTCGGACTGGTCCGACTGGCTTCCGGCTggggggccgcggcgggggcACCCCGAGCGGGCCCGCAGGCCGGCCGGACGCAGGGCCCCGGCTCTCCTccggcccgggggcggcccgTGGCCGGCCGAGGGGGTCCGGGCGGAGATCTCCACGCTGGACTCCCACCTGCGCTGCTTCTTCTTGGCGGGGCCCCTGGGGACGGCCGCGCCGGGCGCGGCCACGGCCGGACGGAAAGAGGAGCGGGTCGGGGCCCCGTCGAGCTTCGGCGgggacggcggggccgggggcgggctgaGCGGCGCCCGGTACAAGCTGGACTCCGAGCAGGAccgggccggcccctcccccgagAACGTGGGTCTCCTAACcagtccccggcccccgtgggctCCGGGGGACGGAGCGTCCTCCAACCTCAGCCTGAGGCCGGCCCAAGAAGTGCCCAGCATTCTCCCTGGCAACAGTCTCTGCACCTTCTCGCTGTTTCTCCTCTTGATCTTCAAAGTCTTTACCtcaggagggacaggggctggcCTCAGGGAGTGGGTCTCCCGCCGCCGGAGAAACTGCTCGGGAACTAACCCCTCTGGACACCGCCCAggtctccccctgcccacctctcgGCGGGCCAACGCCGCGCCCGCTCCCACCGGGGCCGCGAGAGGGGAGTCGCTGGCGGCCAgctggccggcggggcggggcttgGTGGCCACCGACTCTGTGGCCGGCGGCGGGGTTGGTCGTTCGAGGTCCACGCGGGACTGTGCTTCCCTCTGCCCTcgtcctcctgctccactcctttCTGGGGAGCAGAGGACCCGCCTCTGGAGCTGGGAGCCAGACCCCGTTCTCAGCCCAGCCCCTCTGGAGGTGGGAGTGGAGAGCTGCCCCTGGATCGAGCCCCTCGGCCCAGCTCCCCCCGAGAGGTTGCCCTGGCACCGGTTCAGCCGGAGCAGCTTATCGATATAGCCCCCTGCCACCCCCGGCTCGACCCCGACGATTCCGGGAGCTGCAGCCCCAGACGCGGGGGGCCTGAGAGGTGAGAGGCCCCCCGCCAGAGAGAACAGGGGGCTCTGCAGGGCCACGGCGTGCAAGGGGCTGGGGTACAGGTACACGTCACTGCCGCTCCTGGACACCAGGTCGCTCCGGTACTTGGGGTCCACGGGCAGGAACTGGACGTCAGCCCCGGGGCCGAGCAGGGATGAGGGCCTCAGCTCGGGCGTCGATGCCTTCTGCGGTCCCGCGGATAGGGGTCCCGGTCTTCCCAGGTCACCTGGGAATGGGGAATGCCAAAGTGGAAAACAAGGTTGAGGCCAGGCTTTAGAACGGCTGGTCTCCACAGCCCAGAAAGCCACTGTTCTCTTAGACCATGGCTAGGTTTGGTAGAACCTCTGAACTCCAAGagacctaagccctcatttcctcttttcccactctcttctgaatcaccttgatttgctccctttattcacccctccttcagcttcCCAACActtttatgtacttatccataatttatttatattaatgtcggtctccccctctagacttcaagctcgagtgggcggggaatgtatctaccgtctctattgtggtgtactctcccgagcgcttagcacagtgcccagtacacagtaagcgctcaataaatatgatcgatttactcgactccctcactcccctatccTTCCGTTCAATTCAGACTCCCAACCCGCAGCCCCGGATCTCTTCCGGGGTACGTTTCCTCTGCTCTTTTATGTTTTTTCCCctctggtatttaagagctttctatgcatcaaacactgttctaagcgctgggataggtacaagttgattaggttggacacagtccctgtcccgcatgggggtcacagtctaagtaggagggaaatcagttattgtaggcagggaatgcgtctgttacagtgcactctcccaagtgcttagcacaaagctctgcacacagtaagcactcgatacatagGATTGATTTTACACTTCAGGAAACCGAGGCATCTGCTtatccaaggtgacacggcaggcaagtggcggaacctggatcagaaccgaggtcctccgaggcttgagctctttccactaggccacgctgcttctcttgtgcttcAGTTGTGGAGTGCTCTCGGTGGAAATTCAGACACCAGCCTGAATCTGTCCATCTCAAACATCCTCATccactttaactctgccttctcctctgccagacAATGGTATTTCTCTATTTCTAATCGACTCCTATTGCCCATTGCCCATGACAGCTGTTGCAGATTTCAACTCCCTTCTTAAGCTCCATTATTCCTCACCCTCCCCATTCTCTTAGCCCTCATAACCTTGCCaactatttttcagatgaaattgAAAGCACCAGGGGAAATCTTCCCAATCCTCTGCATCTCTCCAGACCCACTTTCTTCCTGCACCTTTTCcaactctcatctttcccaggagttACCTCAAAAGGAGCTTTCCCTCCTCCACTTGTGGCTTGGACCTCATTCCTTCCCACCTTATTAAACATTTGccacctcccaccttccctccctcatcaCCTTCTTCAACCAGTCCTTCTCCAGTGGACTCTTCCTcgctgttttcaaacatgccagtGCATCCCCTGTCATAAAAAATCCCTCctttgactccatggctcccgccagttatcatcccatcttcctcctaccattcctctacagACTTTTCAAATGAATTGCTTACGCCCGCCGCCTCCACTCgctctccttgatcccttccaatttggcttcctCACCCTCACTCCCTCCCACCAAAAAGCCCCATAATGAAACTGCCCTCCCTAAAGTCACTAttaatctccttgccaaatccagtgacctccACTCCATCCTGATTCATCttgtctctcagctgcctttgaccaccccctctcctggaaacattatctaaccttgctgacactgtattctcctagttgataagaataataataataatgatgatgatgatggtatttgtgaagcatttactatgtgccagacacatagtctgtactggggtggatacaagtaaatcacgatggacacagtccctgtcccatgcgagttcacagtctcaatccccattttacagatgagacatttgaggcacagagaagtgaaaatgacttgcccaaggtcacacagcagatgagtggtggcgctgggattagaacccatgaccttctgactcccaggccagtgctctatccactataccatgctgtccTGTCCTGTTCTATTTCTCTGgcttgttccttctcagtctcttttcaccccctcctctgcctcccaccctagaAGCCACTCAAGGCTTACTTCTGGATCCCCTACTATTTTCCGACTATACTTTCCAAGGACAGAGGATTGAACTCATTGAGTTCTTCAGGTGAAACTACTaattctaggcagatgattcccatatctacctctccagttccaacctctcttcttctctgcggtcacacatttcctcctgccttcaggacatttctccgTATTCCGAAGCCACCTCAgatttaacgtgtccaaaacagaactccttatctttccacctaacctctgccttctccctgactttctcatcacgaTAGACAGCATCActagcctccctgtctcacaagcccaaacctcggcattatcctcgactcatctctcgcattcaacccgcattttcaatccgtcaccaaatcccggtGGTTCGACCTTCCCAACTTCTctagaatcttccccttcctttccattcaaactgctaccgtgatggtccagtcaatcaaccagtcagtggtatttactgagcgcttactgggtgccgaccactgcattaagcgctgggaagaatacgatgcaacagagttggtaggcgagtTCGccgaccacagggagcttacagtctagagagggaagcagaccttaatataaattatggatctgtacgtaactactgtggggctgtggctgggttgaatatcaagacTCATGGCGACACCGAaaggggaggaagctggggaaatgagagttcagtggggaaaggttttgaaggtggggagagtgacggccTGTTGGATatcaagcgggagggagaaccaaGCCAGAAAAAGGATGGGGGCATCGAGTCAGTAgcgagatggaggagatggaggtagagctagttaggttggagctcgaggagcaaagtgcttggactgggctttagtaggaaaacagcaaggtaaggtagaagacaATGAGGAGATAGAGTGCTTTAAGCCCGATGGTAAAAAGATCTGGTCTTTTTTGTGGTATAGTtggaagtgtttactgtgtgaccaacaccgttctaagccccggggtagatagaaattaattaggatggacacagtccctgtcccacatggggctcactgtctgtttgctgcagaggtaaATGGGAGTCCACTGGAGATGCTTGAAGAGCGGAGAAACATGGTCCAGGCACTTATATACTATACTCGACTACTAtagcagcctcctcgctgatctttctgcttccagcttctcccctctctggtccctacttcactcagctgccctgattatttttctcaaaaaaaaagttcaggccacatctctctactcctccggaacttccagtagttgcctaacCTCTCCGTATTAAACAGGGAAaacttaccatgggctttaagatACTCCCTCACCTCACCCCGTTCTTAACTCGCTGATTTACTACGACCCCGCctgccagaaggagctgggttctaattttggctgtcGCTTCtctgctctggggccttgggccaggcatttcccttctctgtgcctcagttacctcatctgtaaaatggggattaaaactgagccccacgtggggcaacctgattcccccgtgtctaccccagtgcttagaacagtgctccgcacatagtaagcccttaacaaataccaacattattattgttattattctctgggcctcagttacctcatctgtaaaatggggattgatgctgGGAGTCCCTCACgggccagggcctgtgtccaacctgatttgcttgcctctcccccagaacatagtacagtgcctggcacatagtaaagacttaacaaatacagtaattaatagtagcacactgtaagtacttaagaaataccagcaatCACTATCATTAGGCTGGCCCGCAGGATATGTTAACCCCATTtcgtttattcagtcgtatttattgagcatctacgtGGTGTAAACCACTTTGCTTCTGCTCTCCCTGGAGCATATTTACACTCTAAACTTCACACTGGGCCAGGGCCAGAATGATCCTGCTCTGTGACACAGGCTGAGGTACCATTTTCTTCCAAGTACCTGGGCTGAACTAAGTATTTTTCAAACCTGGAGCCAACGTAGTGTTtgaattactgtgagccccaagccaaAGAGGCTCATTCTCCACATCACTGGGGTCGGGGTTTTAAGGATTTATCAGATTACagccaatttctctctctcagattcatcttttaaaattgggattaaagtaAAAAAATCCAGTTCTTAAATTGTTCAATTTGTAAACTTTGCATCAGCAGAGTGGATTTGTTTTACTTTGCAAATTTGgaccagataataatgttggtatttgttaagcgtttactacgtgtcgagcactgttctaagcgctggggtaaatacagggtaatcaggttgtcccacgtgaggctcacagtcttaatccccattttacagatgagggaactgaggcccagagaagtgaagtgacttgcccacagtcacccagctgacaagtggcagagccaggattcgatgaGCCAGGTCAGCTCAGACAGTGGAGCATGTTTGGGTGACAAACTTCCCACGTCTCTGACAAACTTCTCGCGTCTCCCCCCACCGTCAACAGAATGGAGCCAAACGATGGAGAAGTGAGCTAATAGGTTTGGCTGCCGTGATGCTCATACCTATTCTCACGGGATTTTTCTGCTCCCCGCCCTCTAGATTTGGTGTTTCTGTGGATCACCGGCTTCCAAACCAGTCCCTCCTAAAGGGGGTTCCTGACTTCTCACTGAGGCCAGAGCCCCCAGATCCCCCCATGATTGCGGGAGGCCCAGGTTTAACTTGAGACTAGAACCCGAGGGTGTAACGGGTGGGTAAAAACCCCTTTATCCAAAAGGGAGTGTATTGTCTAGGAAACACTTGCCCTTCAGACATTATTGCATGCGAGTCCTAAAAATGAAAACAACCCCAGAAGAATCCAGGACTGTGGAAATTTAAACCTGCTTCTGATCATGAGCTTTTTATCTTTTTATCTTATTTGAGTTTTCCTTGGAAACCTCAAAAATCCTCCTTTCCCGTGCAGGATGGCCTTTCCTTATAAGTTTCCCATTTAGACCGGATCTACCCGAGTTACACCTTCAGGGCGGGAGTCGGTTACCTGTGGAAACGGGTCTGGGCTTGGGcctgcccccggcctcccggggtggatccaggccGGCTCTGCCCCAGCCCCCCTCGGGCACGTAGACCCCCCGCTGCTGGAGGGGGGCGGCCCGGACCGTGGTTCCGTCGGCGGACTTGGGCCGGTAATCGAGCAGGCCGAGCCTGGCCGGGCTGGGGGGCCGCCCGCCGGGCCGCAGGCCGCCGGACCAGGAGGAGATGGACTCGCTGGAGACGGAAGCGCAAGAGGTGGACAGCGAGGCGGAGCCCCCATCGCTCAGGTCGTAGAAGCCTGGAAAGGACGGAGATGAGGAAGGGATAACTCGGAGATCTTAGGATAACCACACCTTCATCAAAGCCTCCCCCTCCAGCCACTCAAATCGAGTCACGCccttccaccaatcaatcaattggattttttgagcactttgtgtggaacactgtactaagcgctcgggagagtacaatacaacattaaaccgaggcattccctgcccgctaagagcttacagtctagagggggagagagacattaccataaataaactacggttagaacagtgcctggcacgtagtaagcgct
This region includes:
- the DACT2 gene encoding dapper homolog 2 isoform X2; amino-acid sequence: MLTRIVLSEGSHLRRQDIGLKSHLDQLDQQINELKLDVSQTSSEHLDSDSRPSSGFYDLSDGGSASLSTSCASVSSESISSWSGGLRPGGRPPSPARLGLLDYRPKSADGTTVRAAPLQQRGVYVPEGGWGRAGLDPPREAGGRPKPRPVSTGDLGRPGPLSAGPQKASTPELRPSSLLGPGADVQFLPVDPKYRSDLVSRSGSDVYLYPSPLHAVALQSPLFSLAGGLSPLRPPASGAAAPGIVGVEPGVAGGYIDKLLRLNRCQGNLSGGAGPRGSIQGQLSTPTSRGAGLRTGSGSQLQRRVLCSPERSGAGGRGQREAQSRVDLERPTPPPATESVATKPRPAGQLAASDSPLAAPVGAGAALARREVGRGRPGRCPEGLVPEQFLRRRETHSLRPAPVPPEVKTLKIKRRNSEKVQRLLPGRMLGTSWAGLRLRLEDAPSPGAHGGRGLVRRPTFSGEGPARSCSESSLYRAPLSPPPAPPSPPKLDGAPTRSSFRPAVAAPGAAVPRGPAKKKQRRWESSVEISARTPSAGHGPPPGRRRAGALRPAGLRARSGCPRRGPPAGSQSDQSEYSAECASLFHSTLAETSEEEDASDCTANRFGDSESSDGDAARLSRSSPALHARGTGGEPAWPRSRMPAPPGPRVCRIKASKALKKKIRRFQPAALKVMTTV
- the DACT2 gene encoding dapper homolog 2 isoform X1, which gives rise to MGARSGWERCRVGERLQAALAGLQELGQLRARQQELVRGALALSPGVPRPPPAAPAGHPDSHERRLQASLTALKEQLSHLRRQDIGLKSHLDQLDQQINELKLDVSQTSSEHLDSDSRPSSGFYDLSDGGSASLSTSCASVSSESISSWSGGLRPGGRPPSPARLGLLDYRPKSADGTTVRAAPLQQRGVYVPEGGWGRAGLDPPREAGGRPKPRPVSTGDLGRPGPLSAGPQKASTPELRPSSLLGPGADVQFLPVDPKYRSDLVSRSGSDVYLYPSPLHAVALQSPLFSLAGGLSPLRPPASGAAAPGIVGVEPGVAGGYIDKLLRLNRCQGNLSGGAGPRGSIQGQLSTPTSRGAGLRTGSGSQLQRRVLCSPERSGAGGRGQREAQSRVDLERPTPPPATESVATKPRPAGQLAASDSPLAAPVGAGAALARREVGRGRPGRCPEGLVPEQFLRRRETHSLRPAPVPPEVKTLKIKRRNSEKVQRLLPGRMLGTSWAGLRLRLEDAPSPGAHGGRGLVRRPTFSGEGPARSCSESSLYRAPLSPPPAPPSPPKLDGAPTRSSFRPAVAAPGAAVPRGPAKKKQRRWESSVEISARTPSAGHGPPPGRRRAGALRPAGLRARSGCPRRGPPAGSQSDQSEYSAECASLFHSTLAETSEEEDASDCTANRFGDSESSDGDAARLSRSSPALHARGTGGEPAWPRSRMPAPPGPRVCRIKASKALKKKIRRFQPAALKVMTTV